The genomic stretch CCCCTGAAAGTGTTCTGAGCATTTCTGGTAAGGCTGCCACGCTCGAATTTGGGTCACAGCAGGATCTAGTGAAGTCTGTAGTCTGTGAAGACAGTGGGGTTGCCTCTTCTCCTGATGAAAAGTTAGGGAGTTCAGTAGGTTCTCCTGAAGAGGAAAAAATCCTCCTTGACCAAGAAGGACTCATCAAAGGTACAGATCATCTTGGAGAATCCCAATTGGAAACTGCTGGATCTGCCCTGCCACAGGTGCCCCAGGTCCCAGAGCCTCCATCAGGAGATGCCACCCAACCTTTTATTTCATACGCCACGTTTGACCCTACAAACAACTTTGATACTTTACTCACTGACTTTCAGGACAGTGGCACAGCATTAGATGCATCTGAAAAGCTCTCGGCCTTAAAAGTGTCTAGTGGTGAAACTGAAAGTCAAGCACAAGTGAGCCATGAGATGAAGCCTGCTGCTCTTGAGACATCCCTCCCCAAAGCACCCTCACTAGAATTTTCTCCCATTGCCGATTCTAGCAGTGGGTTCCCAGAATGTGTTGAAACAGCCTCCGAAAGCAGTGCTGCCAAAATGTCAGAAAGCCCGACACCTGACTTGGTGCAAGATGCATATGACAATGATTCGCAAGTTCCAACTCCCACAAAGCCTAAAGGAGCAACTCCTGTAGATTTGGTTTTAATGACCTCTGATTCAGTCCAGGAACAGTCTGATCCTTCAATGCGTCTTCCTACATCTCCCAGAGTGTCTGAGACCTCTGCAGTACCACCTACTACACTaccagatatcttgaaatcgtCTCCTTTGAGTTCTGGCAAAGTTGATTCTGGATCATCTGAAGGATCTCCGGATTCCGAACAGAGCCCTATTCTGGAACTTCAGAGGGAGATGCCTGACCTGTCTGTAAAAACGGAGGCTGCCAAAccatttgtctttgatttggaCTCCAGGATTTCAGCTTTGATGGAATCCACTGAGAATGTTGCACCTAAAAAGGCAGAAGTGGAACATGCCTTTGGACAAACCTTAGATATGCCGCTTGGTTCTTTTGATCTTGTTAAGGAAGCTCAAACCACCACTGACCACAAAGACCAGATGGAGACAAATGAAGATGCAATGAGGTTTTCATGTCAAGATGCTCCTACATTTTTGGACAGACTTCAATCTCACAGCACTGAGCCAGCTATGAATGTAACTAGTCCTCCATCAAAAACCATGGTCCCTGAAGAATCTGATTCTGAAAGTCCCATGACAGATTCCCTATCCCCCGTCCTGGAAGCAATGGCAAAGAATCCAGCCAgttttcaaattgaaattgaGGGCAAATATCAGAAGGACAGCGACACGTCCTCAGTCCCTGTTGCCCATGATTTCCCGCAGAGTAGGGCTTATTTGGAAGAGCCGGAAGACGATGCAGAAGAAGCTTTTGACCAAGAAGTCTCCTCTGAAGAGTTTGAAATCATAGAGCGACCCCCTGCTGAACTGAAAGGCGTTATAGATGAGTTTCTGGAAACGCTGGATAATTCTAAATTCGCAAAGGCGTCAGAAGCTGGCACAGATGATGATGCGTCCCCGGGTTTCGGGCAGGATGAGTCGGCGCCAGAGATTGGAGAACTTCATGTAAGCCTGCAACAAAATGCGTATATGATTTTGACCGAGCCTGCTTCCAAGGCCCCAACACAAAAGCAGCCAGCCGAAATCGAGCCCCCAGTTGCCTTCTCGGAGCAGCTGAAGGAGGATGAAGCCCCAGCAGCTGTTTCAGCCTCTGCTTTCTCCCACGATGCCCCGGCCCGTTCAACTGTGGAAGAGATGGAGAAACTCGCTCCTCCTGCTCTGAAGACCGCAGAAGACAAGCCCCCCTGTGACACCCCACACCTCGATGTCCCTAAAGATGTGCAGTTAGCGAAACTGAGCACAGAAGCAGGTAATTCCAGCATGCATGTGTGCACTGTCCTGGCTGGCACGTTGTCATTCCATTCACCTTGCGGGCTACGCTTGTCATTTGTGTCTTTCTTCTTAGGTTTTCACCCCTTTTATGCATGATAATTAGAAATCTACTGTAGTGATCTTAgggtctttattttatttgtatttggtaGTGACCGTGGTAACCATTTTCATCTGTGCaaagtgttatttttttcttcatagtTTTCTTTTCCAAAATGTCACATACTTTCAAGAGTCATAGATTAATAACTGGGTAAGTACTgaagaaatgcattaaaataagtaaatcttaaacaaaacaaaacaaatgtaggcCCTGCAGAGAAACGGCAATTAAAAAGATAAGCTGGTTTCTGCACCCTTGTACGCTTATCAGGATACGTTTGCCtgaatagaaaatctgtgggtCTGCGTGAGAACATCCTTTGAAAAGTATGATTTCATATACGAACGCTGTTTTGGAAACTACAAAGTTCCTTGTCAGTAGTGGATTCCCAATACAACAGAGTTGTaaaaggtgtttttttattcaaggtatttaaatattaatcatACTAAATTGCCCAATTTAAAGTTCAGTATATTCATACTAAACTGTGATCTAAATTGTCTAGTGGGAATCCTTTCCTCAAGATATGGGTTTTGTAAGGAACACAAGATCAAGAGGACTTGACAGATGTTGAACTGCAGCAACCTTGAAAATAACTGTACCTTCTCTTCAGATTGGTATTAATCACAGCAAAGCTCAGTCACTCCAGAGGCTTTCCTCCAACTAATTACGCTCCCGGTACTTTGTTCATTTATTCTCGCTTCAGCACTTGTCTGATCTCAAACTGAGTAGGCACACCCACACAAGGCCATTTCATAAGTGCGTTTGTTtccttcaaaatgtttttttgcccAAGTAGTGAGCAATTGACAGTCTTAATTCATTGTACAGGTGTGTACTGTTACTGACAACAAGGTTACCTTTTTGTCAGCTTCCTAGTAACTACTGGTGCTTCCATCTGCAATATCTAATTTGGTAAaagcactttttcttttttgttccttttaaattgaaaaagaaacCCTATTGTGCATCTCAAATGACTCATCTCAATGTGACGGGTATAAATGGTTTTACATGCTTAGACAGTAGGAATAGTCTATCCAGGTACCAAAGATGCATGTTTTTCCAATCATTAAAAAATCTTGACACAATCTATACCATAGGCAGCTTTGATCATGATAGCATCTTCAAATCCATCCAAAAGAGGCATGAAAGACACTATTTCAGTGTCAGATGTTCAGAAGTCATCTTTGATGCACACAAAGAATGTAGATTTTCACTGCATTCTCCATCTCATTAAAACAAACTGGCTCCAGTACAGCAGCCCTGTCATGGGGAGGTAATCTCCTCTCAATCCCTCCCTGATGTGAAACTGCATCTTTAGTGCTTTAGAATTTATAACTTCTCTTAAATGAGGCATCAAGGGAAGCAAAGCAGTGAACTTTTAGTTTTGGAACTGGAGTTTTCAGAAATTTGCTTGGAAAAACCTCCTCGGAATACCGAATTTCAGTCCTGACACAGCTTGTTCTtaaacaatgaaataaattgcCTGGACTGTGGTTCAGTTGAAGATGCATCCTGCTCCAGGGGACAGGTGCTTAAGATTAGGTCAGTAGCTGACATTCACCTCAggcaaatcactttttttttttcttttttctcttttaagaaTTATGCTTAATGCTTTCAGGCACCACATGATTAGGATGGAATTATCTGTACTCAAAGTTTAATTCCATTGATTGATTGGGATTTATCTGCCATAAGAAGGTCATGGGCTCAAAGTGGAAATAAAAGATGCAGGATGTGGCTGTATACGATTTCAGTACATGGCAGTGCTTGCTCTGAAGAAGAGTGGGACATATTGGGCCTGTGCTTTCAATTTACTACATGTATTTTGGTGTTTGTGTGGAATATCCTTGCCATGTCCTTGTCCTGTCACCTTGCTGCAGCTCAAACCTGAGTCCTGCAGAGGAAAGTTCATTAGATACAGCCAGTGTAGGCATTACCTGTCCCAGCATGCACTCCACCTGGAAACCAGGTATTCTTCATATGCTGTGCAGTGTATACGTGAAAAGCTGCTCCCTGGACCGTGCCAGTACTTCAGTCAGATGTCACAAAAGCATTCCCAAACCATGGGCATCATTCACAGCAATGTTTTCATTCTGTGACCTGTTTACACACAATGCCAATGCATGCCGCAGATCATTTCAATTAGAAGAAACTGTTTGCAAATGAATGAAGGACAGCAGTACATAGATGCATATCAATTTTACAATAGACCTTTTTCTTACCCAAGATGCACTGGGTAAGCTCTTCACTAAATGCCAATGCAGTATGTCATAAATATTAAACTCATCTAGACCGTATTGGtggctttatttattattaaacatgtttttcctGGCGGCATCAAAGTGGCTTACAGTACATGTGCCAGTCTGTGAAACACAGCCCTTAATTATGATTCACAGTTGATATGTCAAGCATTAAAGCTGAAGCAGGCAATTTTCTTCGTTGTTTGAACTAACCTTAATTATCAAGAAAGCCCATTTCATTTTCCTGTGTCTGTATGTCTATTTAAGTCCATATATATAATCTCATTCGCCATTATCTATCTGCTGTCACTAAGTGTTTCTTGGCACAAAACAGTAGTTAACCTTGTTCTCGAATTGTGTAATATTCTATGACTTGCGTTTTCATGTGGATTTTAAAATGACTATACAAACCCTATACTTTCATCCTCTTTCATTTGAACTGTTACTAAATGTACTGGCCTAGTTAGTGTACTTCTCGACTAGTGTTATGGTTTatgtataaatgttatttttgtgcCCTCTGTGaaccttttaaaatgtgtgtgtgtgtgtgtgtgtgtgtgtgtacgtgacCACACTCCGGCTTAGATGTATCCAGACGTTCAGACGCGTAGAATTTTCATTGATATCAGGTTTGCCAAGTCGAGTTGCTTTCTCTTTTGTGTTTTATGGGAGTAGGGTGCCACCCAGTGACTGATGCATGCAATTGAAATGCTACAGGATCACCATAAGCTCTTTTCCTA from Amia ocellicauda isolate fAmiCal2 chromosome 23, fAmiCal2.hap1, whole genome shotgun sequence encodes the following:
- the LOC136718930 gene encoding reticulon-4 isoform X1, translating into MEDAHISSTTARSDEHQEDYEQRDRNQLFEEAAGYLLGENNEAEPRKVPEDDILDLTGGPPMDDFYSRKREDPVPDIWSDSPSSFSLDPSSNKLKEPLKPPFAEPAETKTKAGEVEDKILKPETPKAAPRSPAKEASPPGSSSPCFSSQKWNIDQRDEPIFPSSAPSQPLAQSFAEGFVAMQEQPRSTQPLDEKEGSAVLWTVPPVSSLSPLPSPDSLEDLSLSESPNQAPSLGAPFGSCLPGDPVQTAVQEMPLSEEMKRSECKTETDHPDAKLSLDRDYQNLQAGLDKVDMQATPAVDATFPSLGSDQSLNSQHEMNFDLSPGELVSEQKEARHKEEVSLSPESVLSISGKAATLEFGSQQDLVKSVVCEDSGVASSPDEKLGSSVGSPEEEKILLDQEGLIKGTDHLGESQLETAGSALPQVPQVPEPPSGDATQPFISYATFDPTNNFDTLLTDFQDSGTALDASEKLSALKVSSGETESQAQVSHEMKPAALETSLPKAPSLEFSPIADSSSGFPECVETASESSAAKMSESPTPDLVQDAYDNDSQVPTPTKPKGATPVDLVLMTSDSVQEQSDPSMRLPTSPRVSETSAVPPTTLPDILKSSPLSSGKVDSGSSEGSPDSEQSPILELQREMPDLSVKTEAAKPFVFDLDSRISALMESTENVAPKKAEVEHAFGQTLDMPLGSFDLVKEAQTTTDHKDQMETNEDAMRFSCQDAPTFLDRLQSHSTEPAMNVTSPPSKTMVPEESDSESPMTDSLSPVLEAMAKNPASFQIEIEGKYQKDSDTSSVPVAHDFPQSRAYLEEPEDDAEEAFDQEVSSEEFEIIERPPAELKGVIDEFLETLDNSKFAKASEAGTDDDASPGFGQDESAPEIGELHVSLQQNAYMILTEPASKAPTQKQPAEIEPPVAFSEQLKEDEAPAAVSASAFSHDAPARSTVEEMEKLAPPALKTAEDKPPCDTPHLDVPKDVQLAKLSTEAVVDLLYWRDIKKTGVVFGASLFLLLSLTVCSIVSVCSYMALALLSVTITFRIYKGVLQAVQKSDDGHPFKAYLNSDVALSEDLVHKYSDVALSHLNCGLKELRRLFLVEDLVDSLKFAVLMWILTYVGALFNGLTLLILALIAVFSAPVIYERHQAQIDHYVGLVNNQVKDIVAKVQAKVPGLKRKPE
- the LOC136718930 gene encoding reticulon-4 isoform X2; translated protein: MEDAHISSTTARSDEHQEDYEQRDRNQLFEEAAGYLLGENNEAEPRKVPEDDILDLTGGPPMDDFYSRKREDPVPDIWSDSPSSFSLDPSSNKLKEPLKPPFAEPAETKTKAGEVEDKILKPETPKAAPRSPAKEASPPGSSSPYEPIFPSSAPSQPLAQSFAEGFVAMQEQPRSTQPLDEKEGSAVLWTVPPVSSLSPLPSPDSLEDLSLSESPNQAPSLGAPFGSCLPGDPVQTAVQEMPLSEEMKRSECKTETDHPDAKLSLDRDYQNLQAGLDKVDMQATPAVDATFPSLGSDQSLNSQHEMNFDLSPGELVSEQKEARHKEEVSLSPESVLSISGKAATLEFGSQQDLVKSVVCEDSGVASSPDEKLGSSVGSPEEEKILLDQEGLIKGTDHLGESQLETAGSALPQVPQVPEPPSGDATQPFISYATFDPTNNFDTLLTDFQDSGTALDASEKLSALKVSSGETESQAQVSHEMKPAALETSLPKAPSLEFSPIADSSSGFPECVETASESSAAKMSESPTPDLVQDAYDNDSQVPTPTKPKGATPVDLVLMTSDSVQEQSDPSMRLPTSPRVSETSAVPPTTLPDILKSSPLSSGKVDSGSSEGSPDSEQSPILELQREMPDLSVKTEAAKPFVFDLDSRISALMESTENVAPKKAEVEHAFGQTLDMPLGSFDLVKEAQTTTDHKDQMETNEDAMRFSCQDAPTFLDRLQSHSTEPAMNVTSPPSKTMVPEESDSESPMTDSLSPVLEAMAKNPASFQIEIEGKYQKDSDTSSVPVAHDFPQSRAYLEEPEDDAEEAFDQEVSSEEFEIIERPPAELKGVIDEFLETLDNSKFAKASEAGTDDDASPGFGQDESAPEIGELHVSLQQNAYMILTEPASKAPTQKQPAEIEPPVAFSEQLKEDEAPAAVSASAFSHDAPARSTVEEMEKLAPPALKTAEDKPPCDTPHLDVPKDVQLAKLSTEAVVDLLYWRDIKKTGVVFGASLFLLLSLTVCSIVSVCSYMALALLSVTITFRIYKGVLQAVQKSDDGHPFKAYLNSDVALSEDLVHKYSDVALSHLNCGLKELRRLFLVEDLVDSLKFAVLMWILTYVGALFNGLTLLILALIAVFSAPVIYERHQAQIDHYVGLVNNQVKDIVAKVQAKVPGLKRKPE